The proteins below come from a single Gordonia sp. X0973 genomic window:
- a CDS encoding inositol monophosphatase: MVDQPSSSDLSGLAAAAAAVLDAACPRFRAGLGAPSVVAKGGHDFATQVDLDLERFISDELTSRTGLPCHGEEFGGPPAGEGLVWVVDPIDGTFNYSGGNPMTGILVGLCADGVPVLGLTWLPLLDRRYVGYAGGGLRVNGESVGRLAPVALREAAIGFGGFNQTGGGPYPGVKRIAVLSELSSRASRLRISGSTGVDLAFTAAGTYSGAISFSRYAWDNAAGTALVRAAGGIVTDLAGNPWTVASPSVVAAAPGVHGELLDLIESVTGGDWEV, from the coding sequence ATGGTCGACCAGCCCTCATCGTCGGACCTGTCCGGTCTCGCCGCGGCGGCAGCGGCGGTGCTCGACGCCGCCTGCCCGCGCTTCCGCGCCGGGCTGGGCGCGCCGAGCGTCGTCGCCAAGGGTGGCCACGACTTCGCGACCCAGGTCGATCTCGACCTGGAGCGGTTCATCAGCGACGAGCTGACCAGCCGCACGGGCCTGCCCTGTCACGGTGAGGAATTCGGCGGCCCGCCCGCAGGCGAAGGCCTCGTGTGGGTGGTCGACCCGATCGACGGGACGTTCAACTACTCCGGCGGCAACCCGATGACCGGGATCCTCGTCGGGTTGTGCGCCGACGGCGTGCCGGTGCTCGGGCTGACCTGGCTGCCGCTGCTGGACCGGCGCTACGTCGGCTACGCCGGCGGGGGACTGAGGGTGAACGGCGAATCCGTCGGGCGCCTCGCGCCGGTCGCGCTGCGCGAGGCGGCGATCGGTTTCGGCGGGTTCAACCAGACCGGGGGCGGACCCTATCCGGGGGTGAAGCGCATCGCGGTGCTCTCGGAGTTGAGCAGCCGGGCGTCGCGATTGCGGATCTCCGGCAGCACCGGGGTCGACCTGGCGTTCACTGCGGCCGGAACATACTCCGGTGCCATCTCGTTCAGCAGATACGCGTGGGACAACGCGGCCGGGACGGCGCTCGTGCGCGCCGCCGGGGGCATCGTCACCGACCTCGCGGGCAATCCGTGGACGGTGGCCTCGCCCTCGGTGGTCGCGGCGGCCCCCGGAGTGCACGGGGAGCTGCTGGACTTGATCGAGTCGGTGACCGGAGGGGACTGGGAGGTCTGA
- the priA gene encoding bifunctional 1-(5-phosphoribosyl)-5-((5-phosphoribosylamino)methylideneamino)imidazole-4-carboxamide isomerase/phosphoribosylanthranilate isomerase PriA: protein MVQPLQLLPAVDVADGRAVRLLRGAAGTETSYGSPRDAALAWQRDGAQWVHMVDLDAAFGRGDNRAQIAEVIAELEVAVELSGGIRDDASLAAALATGCARVNLGTAAIENPDWCARAIAEYGERIAVGLDVTADGDSWKLRGRGWVTEGGDLWETLARLDADGCARYVVTDVSKDGTLSGPNLDLLRQVAQRTEAPVVASGGISELADLTAIAGLSDLGVEGAIIGKALYAGRFTLPEALAAVRGAV from the coding sequence ATGGTCCAGCCACTGCAACTGTTGCCCGCCGTCGACGTCGCCGACGGTCGAGCCGTCCGCCTGCTGCGCGGGGCCGCCGGCACCGAGACCTCGTACGGTTCGCCGCGCGACGCCGCCCTCGCGTGGCAGCGCGACGGCGCGCAGTGGGTCCACATGGTGGACCTCGACGCGGCTTTCGGGCGCGGTGACAACCGCGCGCAGATCGCCGAGGTCATCGCCGAACTCGAGGTGGCCGTGGAGCTGTCCGGCGGCATCCGCGACGACGCCTCGCTGGCCGCCGCGCTCGCCACCGGCTGCGCCCGGGTCAACCTGGGGACCGCCGCCATCGAGAACCCGGACTGGTGTGCGCGCGCGATCGCCGAATACGGCGAGCGAATCGCGGTGGGGCTCGACGTCACCGCCGACGGAGATTCGTGGAAGCTGCGCGGCCGCGGCTGGGTCACCGAGGGCGGCGACCTGTGGGAGACCCTTGCCCGCCTCGACGCGGACGGCTGCGCGCGGTACGTCGTGACCGACGTGTCCAAGGACGGCACCCTGAGCGGTCCGAACCTGGACCTGCTGCGCCAGGTCGCGCAGCGCACCGAGGCCCCCGTCGTCGCCTCCGGCGGAATCTCCGAACTCGCCGACCTCACCGCCATCGCGGGGCTGTCGGATCTCGGCGTGGAGGGCGCGATCATCGGGAAGGCGCTCTACGCCGGCCGCTTCACCCTGCCGGAGGCGCTCGCGGCGGTGCGCGGGGCGGTGTGA
- the hisH gene encoding imidazole glycerol phosphate synthase subunit HisH has protein sequence MTAPSVTILDYGSGNLRSAQRALEHVGAAVTVTTDRGAAAECDGLLVPGVGAFEACMKGFAGVGGPQVVGRRLAGGRPVLGICVGMQIMFTTGVEFGVETTGCGEWPGAVTRLDAPVLPHMGWNTVTSPDGSVLFDGIGADERFYFVHSYAAREWELDDDGSSPIAAAKLTWAQHGSRFLAAVENGALSATQFHPEKSGDVGLTLLENWCRSLS, from the coding sequence GTGACCGCACCCTCGGTGACGATCCTCGACTACGGATCGGGCAACCTGCGCTCGGCCCAGCGCGCCCTCGAACACGTCGGCGCGGCCGTCACGGTCACCACCGACCGGGGCGCGGCGGCCGAGTGCGACGGCCTGCTCGTGCCCGGTGTCGGCGCCTTCGAGGCCTGCATGAAGGGATTCGCCGGGGTCGGCGGGCCGCAGGTCGTCGGGCGGCGCCTGGCCGGCGGCCGACCGGTGCTGGGGATCTGCGTCGGCATGCAGATCATGTTCACCACCGGCGTCGAATTCGGCGTCGAGACGACGGGATGCGGGGAGTGGCCCGGTGCGGTCACCAGGCTCGACGCCCCGGTGCTGCCGCACATGGGCTGGAACACCGTGACCTCGCCGGACGGTTCGGTGCTGTTCGACGGCATCGGCGCCGACGAGCGGTTCTACTTCGTCCACTCCTATGCCGCGCGCGAGTGGGAGTTGGACGACGACGGGTCGTCGCCGATCGCGGCGGCCAAACTGACCTGGGCCCAGCACGGCTCGCGGTTCCTCGCCGCGGTGGAGAACGGCGCGCTGTCCGCGACGCAGTTCCACCCGGAGAAGTCCGGCGACGTGGGCCTGACCCTGCTGGAGAATTGGTGTCGGAGTCTGTCATGA
- the hisB gene encoding imidazoleglycerol-phosphate dehydratase HisB, translating to MSNTAARTARVERTTRESSITVELNLDGSGRTDIATGVPFYDHMLTAFGQHGSFDLTVAARGDIEIEAHHTVEDTAIVLGQAFGQALGDKKGIRRFGDAWIPMDETLAQAVVDVSGRPYFVHTGEPDHLLTAVIPGVQEGDRAGAPYSTVINRHVFESLALNARIALHVRVEYGRDQHHITEAQYKAVARALRQACEPDPRVSGVPSTKGSL from the coding sequence ATGAGTAACACCGCCGCGCGCACCGCACGGGTGGAGCGCACCACGCGCGAGTCGTCGATCACCGTCGAGCTGAACCTCGACGGGAGCGGCCGCACCGACATCGCCACCGGCGTGCCCTTCTACGACCACATGCTGACCGCCTTCGGCCAGCACGGCAGTTTCGACCTGACCGTGGCCGCGCGCGGCGACATCGAGATCGAGGCGCACCACACCGTCGAGGACACCGCCATCGTGCTCGGCCAGGCCTTCGGGCAGGCGCTCGGCGACAAGAAGGGCATCCGCCGCTTCGGCGACGCGTGGATCCCGATGGACGAGACGCTCGCGCAGGCCGTCGTCGACGTGTCCGGGCGCCCGTACTTCGTCCACACCGGCGAGCCCGACCACCTGCTCACCGCGGTCATCCCCGGGGTGCAGGAGGGGGATAGGGCCGGTGCGCCGTACTCCACCGTGATCAACCGGCACGTGTTCGAGTCGCTGGCGCTCAACGCGCGCATCGCCCTGCACGTGCGGGTGGAGTACGGCCGCGACCAGCACCACATCACCGAGGCCCAGTACAAGGCCGTCGCGCGGGCGCTGCGGCAGGCGTGCGAACCCGATCCGCGGGTGAGCGGGGTCCCGTCGACGAAGGGCAGTCTGTGA
- a CDS encoding histidinol-phosphate transaminase: MSSGRIGATDAAVPGARATLADLPLRDNLRGKQPYGAPQLDVPVQLNTNENPHPPSQALVDDVAESVREAAAQLHRYPDRDAVALRTDLAEYLSQATGVALGVENVWAANGSNEILQQVLQAFGGPGRSALGFVPSYSMHPIISDGTDTTWLAGKRSGDFSLDLDYALGEIARLRPDVVFLTSPNNPTGASIPNADVAAIVDAAPGIVIVDEAYAEFSDQPSAVELIDRYPTKVIVSRTMSKAFAFAGGRLGYLAASPAVIDALLLVRLPYHLSVQTQAAARAALRHRDETLAGVARIVAERERVVARLIELGYDVAHSDANFVLFGEFADPAASWQRYLDDGVLIRDPGIAGRLRVTIGLDTENDAFLRVSEKLAPTDLVRV, translated from the coding sequence ATGAGCAGCGGCCGGATCGGGGCCACGGATGCGGCGGTGCCCGGGGCCCGCGCAACCCTCGCGGATCTGCCGTTGCGCGACAACCTGCGCGGCAAGCAGCCCTACGGCGCTCCGCAGCTCGACGTGCCGGTGCAGTTGAACACGAACGAGAACCCGCACCCGCCGTCGCAGGCCCTCGTCGACGACGTCGCCGAGTCGGTGCGGGAGGCGGCGGCACAGCTGCACCGCTATCCCGACCGGGACGCCGTCGCGCTGCGCACCGATCTCGCCGAGTACCTGTCGCAGGCGACCGGCGTGGCGCTGGGCGTCGAGAACGTGTGGGCGGCCAACGGATCCAACGAGATCCTGCAGCAGGTGCTGCAGGCCTTCGGCGGTCCGGGCCGCAGCGCGCTCGGATTCGTCCCGTCCTACTCGATGCACCCGATCATCTCCGACGGCACGGACACGACCTGGCTCGCGGGCAAGCGGTCGGGCGATTTCTCCCTCGACCTCGACTACGCGCTCGGCGAGATCGCCCGCCTGCGGCCCGACGTGGTGTTCCTGACCTCGCCCAACAATCCGACCGGCGCGTCCATCCCGAACGCCGACGTGGCCGCGATCGTCGACGCCGCGCCGGGGATCGTCATCGTCGACGAGGCATACGCGGAGTTCAGCGACCAACCCAGCGCCGTCGAACTCATCGACCGGTATCCGACGAAGGTGATCGTCTCGCGCACGATGAGCAAGGCCTTCGCCTTCGCCGGCGGACGCCTGGGCTACCTCGCCGCGTCGCCCGCGGTGATCGACGCGCTGCTGTTGGTCCGGCTGCCGTATCACCTGTCGGTACAGACGCAGGCCGCCGCACGCGCCGCGCTGCGCCACCGCGACGAGACGCTCGCCGGGGTGGCGCGCATCGTCGCCGAACGCGAGCGCGTCGTCGCTCGGCTGATCGAACTGGGCTACGACGTGGCGCATTCGGACGCGAACTTCGTGTTGTTCGGCGAATTCGCCGACCCGGCGGCGAGTTGGCAGCGCTACCTCGACGACGGCGTGTTGATCCGCGATCCGGGTATCGCGGGCCGTCTGCGTGTCACCATCGGGTTGGATACCGAAAACGATGCATTCCTGCGGGTCAGTGAGAAGCTGGCCCCGACCGACCTAGTGAGGGTCTGA
- the hisD gene encoding histidinol dehydrogenase yields the protein MLSRTDLRGTTPSAAQLRRALPRGGTDVNAVLPTVTPVVEDVKAHGARAALDFGERFDKVRPASVRVPAQVIADAAAGLDPAVTAALQESIDRARAVHADQRRATVTTDVAPGGRVAEKWIPVRRVGLYVPGGNAVYPSSVVMNVVPAQAAGVESLVVASPPQADFGGWPHPTILAACALLGVEEVWAVGGAQAVALLAYGGTDTDDGELDPVDLITGPGNIYVTAAKRLVRGVVGIDSEAGPTEIAILADDSADPAHVAADLISQAEHDVLAASVLVTDSESFADAVDAEVTAQAADTKHAERVAAALTGPQSGIVLVDDIEAGLRVVDEYAAEHLEIQTRDAAGVAERVRNAGAIFVGPYAPVSLGDYCAGSNHVLPTSGSARFASGLSVQTFLKGVHVIDYDEAALRAVADQVVTLADAEDLPAHGDAVKARLRPAGRS from the coding sequence ATGCTCTCGCGCACCGACCTGCGCGGCACCACGCCGAGCGCGGCCCAGCTGCGCCGCGCGCTGCCCCGCGGTGGAACCGACGTCAACGCCGTGCTGCCCACGGTCACGCCGGTCGTCGAGGACGTCAAGGCCCACGGCGCCCGCGCCGCACTCGACTTCGGTGAGCGCTTCGACAAGGTGCGCCCCGCTTCTGTGCGCGTCCCCGCGCAGGTCATCGCCGACGCGGCCGCGGGCCTCGACCCGGCGGTGACCGCCGCGTTGCAGGAGTCGATCGACCGCGCCCGGGCGGTACACGCCGACCAGCGGCGCGCCACGGTGACCACCGACGTCGCACCGGGCGGGCGGGTCGCGGAGAAGTGGATCCCGGTGCGCCGGGTGGGCCTCTACGTGCCCGGCGGCAATGCCGTCTACCCGTCGAGCGTCGTCATGAACGTGGTGCCCGCGCAGGCGGCCGGCGTCGAATCCCTCGTCGTCGCATCGCCGCCGCAGGCCGACTTCGGCGGGTGGCCGCACCCGACGATCCTCGCCGCGTGCGCCCTTCTCGGCGTCGAGGAGGTGTGGGCCGTCGGCGGCGCCCAGGCGGTCGCGCTGCTGGCCTACGGCGGCACCGATACCGATGACGGCGAACTCGACCCCGTCGACCTCATCACCGGGCCGGGCAACATCTACGTCACCGCCGCCAAGCGGCTGGTGCGCGGAGTCGTCGGCATCGACTCGGAGGCCGGCCCCACCGAGATCGCCATCCTCGCCGACGACTCGGCCGATCCCGCGCATGTCGCCGCCGACCTCATCAGCCAGGCCGAGCACGACGTGTTGGCCGCATCGGTGCTGGTCACCGACAGTGAATCCTTCGCCGACGCCGTCGACGCCGAGGTGACCGCGCAGGCCGCCGACACCAAGCACGCCGAGCGCGTCGCCGCGGCACTGACCGGCCCGCAGTCGGGGATCGTGCTGGTCGACGACATCGAGGCGGGTCTGCGCGTGGTCGACGAATACGCCGCCGAGCACCTCGAGATCCAGACTCGTGACGCGGCGGGCGTCGCCGAGCGGGTGCGCAACGCCGGCGCCATCTTCGTCGGGCCGTACGCGCCGGTCAGCCTCGGTGACTATTGCGCCGGGTCCAACCACGTGCTCCCGACCTCCGGCTCGGCGCGATTCGCCTCCGGGCTCTCGGTGCAGACCTTCCTCAAGGGCGTCCACGTCATCGACTACGACGAGGCAGCGTTGCGGGCCGTCGCCGACCAGGTCGTCACGCTGGCCGACGCCGAGGACCTACCGGCCCACGGCGACGCGGTGAAGGCGCGCTTGCGCCCGGCCGGACGGTCATGA
- a CDS encoding sensor domain-containing protein, which yields MTRLLTLCVTAFALLLTGCTVGSRPTDTNGPGSIAPSSSAVARVALADQLLDRDEINRVLAPIHKRAEEDPEPTDAPFDCGPTPCGPTALGTTAAFPPGYERYAEARFRVGPNNDGVNESLVRYRSAAQARAVFDRIVAAARTSRDRHQSSVTTDGNTATWSWFADGPTLPIAPFHTFYAIRLDGALIATASLRDETPTVARAIADAIPVAR from the coding sequence ATGACCCGACTGCTCACCCTGTGCGTCACCGCTTTCGCGCTCCTGCTCACCGGCTGCACCGTCGGCTCGCGCCCGACCGACACCAACGGCCCGGGTTCGATCGCACCGTCGAGCAGCGCCGTCGCACGGGTCGCGCTGGCCGACCAGCTGCTCGATCGCGACGAGATCAACCGCGTGCTGGCCCCGATCCACAAGCGTGCCGAGGAGGACCCGGAACCCACCGACGCCCCCTTCGACTGCGGTCCGACGCCGTGCGGGCCGACCGCGCTGGGGACGACGGCGGCCTTCCCTCCCGGTTACGAGCGCTACGCCGAGGCCCGATTCCGCGTCGGACCCAACAACGACGGCGTGAACGAGTCCCTGGTCCGCTATCGGTCCGCAGCGCAGGCGCGGGCGGTCTTCGACCGCATCGTCGCCGCGGCCCGCACTAGCCGGGACCGACACCAGTCCTCCGTCACCACCGACGGCAACACCGCGACGTGGTCGTGGTTTGCGGACGGGCCGACGCTGCCGATCGCCCCGTTCCACACCTTTTACGCCATCCGGTTGGACGGCGCGCTCATCGCGACGGCCTCGCTGCGGGACGAGACGCCGACCGTGGCCCGCGCCATCGCCGACGCGATCCCCGTCGCGCGCTGA